In Gimesia benthica, a single window of DNA contains:
- a CDS encoding methyltransferase domain-containing protein, producing the protein MLIEFRHGLGDAAQFTSVLKHLQQFYPHWNVDVSALVGKHTCYQGLCRQIFRLRDEEVDASHYDKRFALDWDECHHDHESWPSTKVARCLLEIFRLTPRPELCTYSIETGEQSQAAAANYLSEITGTSANAEGRFPAVLIHYEGNTSGSKKNLSHALIQQVCEDIIDIGYVPVILDWDQRSPLIDGQRIFNPDARHPLWQGKGTGDAETLAALIEASSLMIGVDSGPLHVAGATTTPTIGVWTHHHPVHFFDLADHVRHLVPRNHAQKAAGPRCLDYFEQNYHHRVYDQLDLELRSMVLSQLSDSEDIHTPENLANRDFLKQLTSTAYNKTYYDEHKQAGLDYLGFGDWQINYGRWLVDTLGWANKKVLDVGCACGSIVRGLGTAGAVVQGVDVNEYMIQRGRQQWPDMTPLLHICDAVNLHLFDDQSWDAIHSAQVAEHWKPELVPFILKELHRVTTNNGLFLCFLDTEELMTRQGRNAVDEDPTHICIRPLEWWHMQLKAAGWEVCTGEYAAQLERAENSYLQEYDWDWFLARKVTL; encoded by the coding sequence GTGCTGATTGAGTTCCGGCATGGCTTGGGAGATGCCGCTCAATTTACGAGCGTGCTCAAACATCTGCAGCAATTTTATCCACACTGGAACGTCGATGTTTCTGCCCTGGTAGGCAAGCATACCTGTTATCAGGGTTTGTGTCGCCAGATCTTTCGCTTGAGGGACGAAGAGGTCGACGCCTCTCATTATGACAAACGCTTCGCTCTGGACTGGGACGAATGTCACCACGATCATGAGTCCTGGCCCAGCACCAAAGTCGCCCGTTGCCTGCTGGAAATCTTTCGCTTAACACCTCGACCGGAATTGTGTACCTATAGTATCGAAACGGGTGAGCAGTCTCAGGCAGCGGCTGCGAACTATCTCAGTGAAATCACTGGCACGTCTGCTAATGCAGAGGGCCGATTCCCGGCAGTCCTCATTCATTACGAAGGCAATACGTCGGGCAGTAAGAAGAACCTGTCGCACGCCCTCATTCAGCAGGTGTGCGAAGATATCATCGATATCGGCTACGTCCCCGTCATCCTGGACTGGGATCAGCGGTCTCCATTAATCGATGGGCAACGCATTTTTAATCCGGACGCCAGGCACCCGTTATGGCAGGGGAAAGGCACAGGAGACGCGGAAACGCTGGCTGCCCTGATCGAAGCGTCCTCGCTGATGATCGGCGTTGACAGCGGCCCATTGCATGTTGCCGGAGCGACCACCACACCCACGATTGGAGTCTGGACTCACCATCATCCCGTTCACTTTTTTGACCTGGCTGATCACGTTCGTCATCTGGTTCCCAGAAATCATGCCCAGAAAGCCGCTGGTCCACGTTGTTTGGACTACTTCGAGCAAAACTATCACCACCGGGTCTATGATCAACTGGATCTGGAACTGCGGTCCATGGTGCTCAGCCAATTGTCTGATTCGGAAGACATCCATACGCCCGAAAACCTGGCCAACCGCGATTTTCTGAAGCAGCTCACCTCGACCGCCTACAACAAAACCTACTACGACGAACACAAACAGGCGGGCCTGGATTACCTGGGCTTCGGCGACTGGCAGATCAACTATGGGCGCTGGCTGGTTGACACTCTGGGTTGGGCCAACAAAAAAGTCCTTGATGTCGGCTGTGCCTGCGGTTCGATCGTACGCGGACTTGGAACCGCTGGGGCCGTGGTCCAAGGAGTCGACGTCAACGAATATATGATTCAGCGAGGCCGCCAGCAATGGCCTGATATGACTCCGCTGCTGCATATCTGCGATGCCGTGAATCTGCATCTATTTGATGATCAGAGTTGGGACGCCATTCACAGTGCCCAAGTTGCTGAGCACTGGAAGCCGGAACTGGTCCCGTTCATTTTGAAAGAATTACACCGCGTGACTACCAACAATGGTCTGTTTCTCTGTTTTCTCGATACCGAGGAACTCATGACTCGCCAGGGACGTAACGCCGTGGACGAAGATCCCACGCACATCTGCATTCGCCCACTGGAATGGTGGCACATGCAATTGAAAGCAGCGGGCTGGGAAGTCTGCACGGGGGAGTATGCAGCACAACTGGAACGGGCCGAGAACAGCTACTTACAGGAATACGACTGGGACTGGTTTCTTGCGCGAAAAGTAACGTTATGA